Proteins found in one Acidobacteriota bacterium genomic segment:
- a CDS encoding S8/S53 family peptidase, which produces MTTRIWCWFGFGVMVLVGSVARGESTAVEWRRLACPQPFAGGEIRCGQESDGATIIYQVATAAERLSPGPVPGCRTGPIHSEVPRAYPSPAMAPRSDSPLPCDQGSCLCDSAAACDCEWIALVDWNHWHGWSLASLMDSVAESEVGVVLFDLEAGIHGLPTTGANDLGVLARLCQVLEVSQSSGPPLAVNMSFGRLATSKSGLGDEISAALERLSDHGVTLLASAGNHRELLFPAASETVLAVGSLALPQFLARQSVVQSSWETPPAPWHQPPGKLEALFPSSGLCYSDHGVVDQSAWLAPPGSSYATAMATGWLALAHRRGALNLPFEDPGAGLWHPIRGDGDAERFLLARDGAPIVGSESPFVDAVLAASSDHDHPCWRNLGLARASLGACSDCSPSSAVSLVQLVDDLYTGTPETNACVPCTGDRPPPVSGADHRLVLNLAATPPLPEGLRPTGLQLRVGERFHDLQGSDDLLGRLRLGAADPSGVEELVIEGIAATDDLSLLFLFADERFDGGSGGAFWTSTPIHLPESPRD; this is translated from the coding sequence ATGACGACGAGAATCTGGTGTTGGTTTGGATTCGGGGTGATGGTGCTCGTAGGGAGCGTGGCTCGAGGCGAGTCGACCGCCGTCGAATGGCGGCGTCTGGCGTGTCCACAGCCGTTCGCCGGTGGCGAGATCCGGTGCGGGCAGGAGAGCGATGGCGCGACCATCATCTACCAGGTTGCGACGGCGGCCGAGCGGTTGTCGCCGGGACCGGTGCCGGGGTGTCGAACCGGGCCGATCCATTCGGAAGTTCCCAGGGCCTACCCGTCGCCGGCCATGGCTCCGCGATCGGATTCGCCGCTGCCCTGTGACCAAGGTTCTTGCCTTTGCGACTCGGCCGCCGCTTGCGACTGCGAGTGGATCGCCCTCGTCGACTGGAATCACTGGCACGGCTGGTCCCTCGCCTCCCTGATGGATTCGGTGGCCGAGTCTGAGGTGGGCGTGGTGCTTTTCGACCTCGAAGCCGGCATCCATGGCTTACCGACGACGGGAGCGAACGATCTCGGGGTCTTGGCCCGCCTGTGCCAGGTGCTCGAGGTCTCGCAAAGCTCGGGACCGCCCTTGGCGGTCAACATGAGCTTCGGACGGCTGGCGACCTCGAAGTCGGGGTTGGGAGACGAGATCAGCGCCGCTCTCGAGCGCCTCTCGGATCACGGGGTGACCTTGTTGGCGAGCGCCGGCAATCATCGCGAGCTGCTCTTTCCGGCGGCCAGCGAGACCGTACTCGCGGTGGGCTCCCTGGCCCTGCCGCAGTTCCTCGCTCGTCAATCGGTGGTCCAGTCGAGCTGGGAGACCCCGCCGGCGCCCTGGCACCAGCCACCCGGCAAGCTCGAGGCGCTTTTTCCCTCCTCGGGGCTTTGTTATTCCGACCATGGTGTGGTCGACCAGAGCGCGTGGCTCGCGCCGCCCGGGTCCTCCTACGCCACGGCGATGGCAACCGGTTGGCTGGCGCTGGCCCATCGCCGTGGAGCCCTGAACCTGCCGTTCGAGGACCCCGGTGCCGGCCTATGGCATCCGATCCGTGGCGACGGCGACGCGGAGCGCTTCCTGCTGGCTCGCGACGGCGCGCCGATCGTGGGCTCCGAGTCGCCCTTTGTCGATGCCGTACTCGCCGCCTCGAGCGATCACGATCACCCTTGCTGGCGCAACCTCGGTCTCGCCCGGGCCTCTCTCGGCGCCTGCAGCGATTGCTCACCGAGCAGCGCGGTCTCTCTGGTTCAGCTCGTCGACGACCTCTACACGGGGACGCCGGAAACCAACGCCTGTGTTCCTTGCACCGGTGACCGACCGCCCCCGGTGAGCGGAGCGGACCACCGCTTGGTGCTGAACCTGGCGGCGACTCCACCTCTTCCCGAGGGGCTCCGGCCGACCGGGCTCCAGCTACGGGTCGGCGAACGGTTCCACGATCTGCAGGGATCCGACGACCTGCTCGGTCGTCTTCGTCTGGGGGCGGCGGATCCCTCCGGTGTCGAGGAGCTCGTCATCGAAGGCATTGCCGCGACCGACGACCTCTCTCTGCTCTTCCTCTTCGCCGACGAGCGCTTCGATGGTGGCTCCGGTGGAGCGTTCTGGACGTCGACTCCCATTCATCTGCCGGAGTCTCCCCGCGACTGA
- a CDS encoding carboxyl transferase domain-containing protein, with product MDHWRREAERLQGEEESLRLGGGAKAQDKQRARGKLTARERIVALCDDGTEFLELGLWVAHGFYEEYGGAPAAGVVIGLGTVHGRDVVVVANDATVKAGAWFPLTCKKVLRAQEIALENRLPIVYLVDSAGVFLPLQDEIFPDKEHFGRAFFNNARLSAEGVFQVAAIMGSCVAGGAYLPIMSDESHIVEGTGSIFLAGSHLVKAAIGEEIDNQSLGGAEVQVDVSGVVDHRHGSDGECLAAIRRQIEQLAPSGASPFARRPVLEPLQASEEIAAVLPVDRSRPYDMRELLARLLDGSELDEFKATYGKTLICGVGWIEGQVVGIVANQRSIVDRRTGLEAGDKELQIGGVVYSESADKGARFVQLCNQKKIPLLFLQDVTGFMVGSRAERGGIIKDGAKMVNAVANSTVPKITLFVGNSYGAGNYAMCGKAYGARFLYAWPSASIAVMGGAQASNTLLSIQLKNRGADVSEEEKQALLARIQKRYDEALDPRYAAARLWVDAIIDPAATRRVLGRTLAAVAENPDLAEFKTGVLQT from the coding sequence CTGGATCACTGGCGCCGGGAGGCGGAGCGGCTGCAGGGCGAGGAGGAGAGTCTGCGTCTCGGCGGTGGCGCCAAGGCGCAGGACAAGCAGCGCGCACGGGGCAAGCTGACCGCCCGCGAGCGCATCGTCGCCCTGTGCGACGACGGCACGGAGTTTCTCGAGCTCGGCCTGTGGGTGGCTCACGGTTTTTATGAGGAGTATGGCGGCGCCCCCGCCGCCGGGGTCGTGATCGGGCTCGGCACGGTGCACGGGCGCGACGTCGTGGTGGTGGCCAACGACGCCACCGTCAAGGCCGGCGCCTGGTTTCCGCTGACTTGCAAGAAGGTGCTGAGGGCCCAGGAGATCGCCCTCGAGAATCGCCTCCCGATCGTCTACTTGGTTGATTCGGCGGGAGTCTTTCTGCCGCTCCAGGACGAGATCTTCCCGGACAAGGAGCACTTCGGTCGGGCCTTCTTCAACAATGCCCGGCTGTCGGCCGAGGGGGTCTTTCAGGTCGCCGCCATCATGGGCTCGTGCGTTGCCGGCGGCGCCTACTTGCCGATCATGAGCGACGAATCCCACATCGTCGAGGGCACCGGTTCGATCTTCCTCGCCGGATCCCACCTGGTGAAGGCGGCGATCGGGGAGGAGATCGACAACCAGTCCCTCGGCGGGGCCGAGGTGCAGGTCGACGTCTCCGGCGTCGTCGACCACCGCCACGGCAGCGATGGCGAGTGCCTGGCGGCGATTCGCCGGCAGATCGAGCAGCTCGCCCCATCCGGCGCTTCGCCCTTTGCTCGTCGGCCGGTCCTCGAGCCGCTGCAGGCGAGCGAAGAGATCGCGGCCGTTCTGCCGGTCGATCGCTCCCGTCCCTACGACATGCGGGAGCTGCTCGCCCGGCTCCTCGACGGGTCCGAGCTCGACGAGTTCAAGGCCACCTACGGCAAGACCCTGATCTGCGGCGTCGGTTGGATCGAAGGGCAAGTCGTGGGCATCGTCGCCAACCAGCGCTCCATCGTCGACCGTCGGACCGGTCTCGAAGCCGGCGACAAGGAGCTTCAGATCGGTGGCGTGGTCTACTCCGAATCCGCCGACAAGGGCGCCCGCTTCGTCCAACTGTGCAACCAGAAGAAGATTCCGCTGCTCTTTCTGCAGGACGTCACCGGATTCATGGTGGGCAGTCGCGCCGAGCGCGGCGGCATCATCAAAGACGGCGCCAAGATGGTGAATGCGGTGGCCAACTCGACGGTCCCCAAGATCACCCTGTTCGTGGGCAACTCCTACGGTGCCGGCAACTACGCCATGTGCGGCAAGGCCTATGGCGCTCGTTTCCTCTATGCCTGGCCTTCGGCCTCGATCGCCGTGATGGGAGGGGCGCAGGCCTCCAACACCCTGCTCTCGATTCAGCTCAAGAATCGTGGCGCCGATGTCTCCGAGGAAGAGAAGCAGGCTCTCTTGGCGCGCATCCAGAAGCGCTACGACGAAGCCCTCGATCCGCGCTATGCGGCGGCCCGCCTCTGGGTCGACGCGATCATCGACCCCGCCGCCACCCGCCGGGTGCTCGGCCGTACCCTGGCGGCGGTGGCCGAAAACCCGGACCTCGCCGAGTTCAAGACCGGCGTGTTGCAGACCTGA
- a CDS encoding NFACT RNA binding domain-containing protein: MASKGKGYRTEEHEGFTILVGKGARDNDHLTFAIAEPKDFWLHIAGGTPGSHVVVKNPDDLPELPRPVERRAAALAAYHSKARNARGKVEVHLCRVADVHKPRGFAAGKVALRRWNSLRVYPES; the protein is encoded by the coding sequence GTGGCGAGCAAGGGCAAGGGCTACCGCACCGAGGAACACGAAGGGTTCACCATCCTGGTGGGCAAGGGGGCGCGCGACAACGACCACCTCACCTTCGCCATCGCGGAGCCCAAAGACTTCTGGCTTCACATCGCCGGCGGCACCCCCGGCAGCCACGTGGTGGTGAAGAATCCGGACGACCTGCCGGAGCTGCCGCGGCCGGTGGAACGCCGCGCCGCGGCCCTGGCGGCGTACCATTCGAAGGCCCGCAACGCCCGGGGCAAGGTGGAAGTCCACCTCTGCCGCGTCGCCGATGTCCACAAACCGCGCGGCTTCGCCGCCGGCAAAGTGGCGCTGCGGCGCTGGAACAGCCTGCGCGTTTACCCCGAGTCTTGA